CCGAACCCGCCCTCGCGCTTTTGCACCTCGGGTGCCGACACGTCGGGAAGCGAGGTGTCGATCACCGGATGGGAACCGGTCGTGGCCAGGAATCCGCCGCCCTGGTCGAGGACCGATACCTCGACGCGATCGGGGCTGAGACAGCACCGCAGCCGCAAGGCCTCGGGGGTGCTCTGCTCGGCGTGGGCGGTCACCGCGTTGGCGACCACTTCGGTCAGCACCAGGCGCAGCTTGTCCAGGTCCTCGGCCCCCATCGTGGCGGTCAGCCGGGCCACCTGCTCCACCCGGCGCCGCACCATCGCCAGGCTGGCCAGATCGGCCGGGAAGTCGAACTCGATCTCCACCGGTTTGGCGGGCGGAACGGTCAGTACCTTGTCGTCGACCGCGCTGCCGTCGACACCGCTACCGTCAACTCCGGGGCGCGCCGAGCCGTTGGCCTCGTCGGGTGAGGACTGATGCGCTCGGTTTCGGGACTTCACACGACCCCTTTCTGCGCCCCCAATCTAGGCCCACGACCCACCTGTTGCGGCCAGTCCGCCATTATTTTCAGAACGAGGTGGGCGGTTGACTGTCGGAGTCGATCCGTAGCCTGGGGGACTCATGCTCGCTCTCGGCCCCCGCAGCACCACCGCCGACCGCCTTTCCGGCGATGTCGTTGCCACCGGCGTCTCCCTCCCCCCGGCGTTGGCCCACCTGGAGGGCGACCCCCGGATGGCGGGGGTGTTGTCGGTTCCCAGCCGCCCAGGACGCACGGCGGGGCTCGCCACCCCGCTTCCCGACCGCCTGTCCGCACTGGCCGAGCCTCCGTTCTGGGCCCACCAGGCGGCGGCGATCGACCTGCTCCGGGCGGGCCGCCACACCGTGATCGCCACCGGCACCGCGTCGGGCAAGTCCCGGTGCTACCAGGTGCCGATCGCCGAGGCGGTCACCGAGCCCGGCGTCGGGGCCACCGCCCTGTTGATCTATCCCACCAAGGCACTCGCCCAGGACCAGCTCAGGGCCCTCGGCGATTTCGGCGCCGGGGAGCTGCTGGCGGCCACCGTCGACGGCGATGCCGGCCCCGAGGAGCGGTCCTGGGCCAGGAGCTCGGCCCGGGTCGTGTTGACCAACCCGGAGATGCTCCATCACGGACTGCTGGCCCACCATCGGCGGTGGGCTCGGTTGTTTCGCAACCTGACCTACGTCGTCGTCGACGAGCTCCATCTGCTGCGGGGCATGTTCGGGGGCCACAGCGCCAACGTGCTGCGACGCTTGCGACGGGTGGCCGCGCTCTACGGCGCCGACCCGACGTTCGTGTTCACCTCGGCAACGATCGGCCGGCCCGGCGAGCTGGCGGGGGCGCTGATCGGCGACGAGGTCGACGTGATCGACGACGACGCCTCCCCGACCGGAACCCGCACGCTGGTCGTCTGGAACCCGCACGCCGAACGCTCCGGCGGCGGCGTCCCGGCCCAGTCGCTCACCGAAGCCACCGCCGCCATCGCAGCGGCGCTGGTCGCCGGCGGGCACCGCACGTTGGCCTTCACCCGGTCGCGGAAGGGTGTCGAGCTCGCCTGGTCCCGGATGCGCCAGCTGCTCGACCCCGAGACGGCCGCCCTGGTTCACCCCTACCGGGCCGGGTACCTGAGGGAGGAGCGGCGCGAGATCGAGGCCGAGCTGTTCGCTGGGCGCCTGCGGGGCGTCGTGGCCACCTCAGCGCTTGAGCTGGGTATCGATGTCGGGTCACTCGACGCCGTCGTGTGCGGCGGGTTTCCCGGCACGGTGGCATCCTTCGCGCAACAGATCGGTCGGGCCGGGCGGGGCGCCAATGCGTCGGTGGCGGTGTTGGTGTGCGGCGAGGACCAGCTCGACCAGTGGATGGCCCGGCACCCCCGCGACCTGCTCGAGCGGGTGCCCGAACCGGCGGTCGTCAACCCGGCCAACCCGTACGTGTTGCACCCGCACCTGCTGTGCGCCGCCCATGAGTACCCGCTGCGCCCCGCCGACGACCGATTTTGGGCGGGCGAGCTGGACGAGGCGGTCACCACCCTCGCCCGCAACGGGGCGCTCTCCGTGCGCCGGCGGGGTCGAGGCGCGGGCCGCGAGGTGGTGGCCACCTGGGCGGGCACCCGCTGGCCCTTTTCGCTGGTCGGCCTGCGGTCCAGCGATCTCGCCGAGGTGGAGATTCGCTGCGGGCCCGACCTGATCGGCACGGTCGGCGCCGGTCGGGCGCCCGAGACCGTTCACGAGGGCGCCATCTACCTGCATCGCGGCCGGGCCTGGCGGGTGATCGAGCTCGACCTCGACGCCCGGTTGGCCACCGTGGTCGAGGACCCCGGCGACACCTACACGCTGGCCCGAACCACCTCCGACGTCCGGCTTCTCGAGGTGCCGGAGGGGCGTCCGCTCCTCGCCGAAACGGCGATAACCGATGCCGGCACCGGGCGGGTGCGGGTGGCCCCGGTGCTGGTCACCAGCCGGGTGACGGGCTATCAGCGACGGGCGGTCGGCAGCCATGACAACCTGGGCACCACCCGCCTCGACCTACCGCCCCAAGAGCTTGAGACCCGGGCGGTCGTCTTCACCTGGGACGGCGTCGATCACCGGTCGAGGGCAGCGCTCGACGCCGGTTGTAACGCCGCCACGCTGCCGGGGGCGCTGCACGCGGCCGAGCATGGCGCGATCGGCATGTTGGGCCTGTTTGGGCTGTGCGATCGCTGGGACGTCGGCGGGCTGTCGACCGCCGACCATCCCGACACCGGAGGGCCCACCGTGCTGATTCACGACGGCTACCCCGGCGGTGCCGGCATCGCCGAGTTGGCCGAACGGGTTGCCGAGGCGCACCTGGCCGCCACCCGCGCGGCGATCGCCGAATGCCCCTGCGAGGCCGGTTGCCCGTCGTGCGTGCAGTCGCCCAAGTGCGGCAACCTGAACGAACCGCTCGACAAGCCGGGGGCGCTCATCGCCATCGATGCCCTGCTCGGCCGCTGACGGCGACGACGACGCGAGACGGTGATCGGCACTCTCCGCGTCGCTCTGCCGACCCGCCCGGGGGCGGTCGACGCCGCTGTAGGGTCGGGCGGGGCCGTCGCCGGCCTGCGAGGACCGAGCAACCGACCGAAGGGCTCCCGATGAGCGAATTCCACGACCTGGAGATGACGTCGATCACCGGCGAACAGATCTCGTTTTCGAGCTTTGCCGACAAGCTGGTGCTCGTCGTCAACGTCGCCAGCTATTGAGGCCTCACCGGTCAGTACGCAGGTCTGCGTACCCTCGATTCCAACAATGACGACCTGGTGGTGTTGGGCGTGCCCTGTAACCAGTTCGGTGCCCAGGAGCCCGGGACCGACCAGGAGATCCTGGCCTTCGTCACCGAAAACTACGGCGAGCCCTTCCAGCTGCTGTCCAAGGTGGACGTCAACGGCGACAACGCCGCCCCGCTGTATCAACTCCTGCGCAGCGCGCTGCCCAGGGAGGACGGCGTCGGCGACCTCACGTGGAACTTCACCAAGTTCCTCGTCGACCGTGACGGCACCCCGCTGAAGCGCTACGAGCCCCAGGTCGAGCCGGAGGAGATCGGCGCCGACCTGCCCAACTTCGTCTGAGGGCTTCGGGCTACGACGACCGCCCGACCGGCGCTCGGCTCCGTCACGCAGCCGGTCAGCCGCCCAACGACTCGACGCGGATCACCAAGCGCTCGACGACCTCGGGGTCGCCGAGCATGGGGCCCACCAGCGGCAACCCGGTGACCAGCCGTTGATGGCAGGTGACCGTGACCAGCGAGCCCACCGAGCGGGACCCGCTGAGCTCGGCAGAAAACCCGGACCCGCCCTCGGCTGCCGACGCACCGGCGGCCGTGACCGCCGCAGCGTCGGGTCGCACCATCGCGTGGCGGGCCGCAACCCCGCAGCGGTGGGTGAGCGCAATGCGGTCGCGTGCCAGCAGCGCCGCTTGGATGACGAGCAGCGTCACGATCACCAGCACCGGCAACAACGCCGCCAGCTCGACAGTCGATTGACCGCCGCAGGACCGTCGATGTGGACCACACCAATGCGGCCGACCAGCCGGTGGCGGGCTGGTGGAACCGGCCGCCACCGGGTGGCCCACCGCGGCGCTTCGGGGCCTCACCCGACCCGGCCGGTGACCCACCGGAACACCCGGTCGAACAGCGCACCGACCACGTCCGTCGAGCTGGCCCAGGCCAGCACCAGCAATGCCAAGGTGGCGATGCCCACCACCAACAGCGCATACTCGACCGTGCTCTGGCCCCTGGCCAGGTGGCGGCGGGCAAACAGGATCTGTGGCTGGACCCACCGAGATGGTCGGCGGTGTGGACCTGCGCCCGCGTCCCGGGCCGGGGTTGCACCCCGGTAGGTCGAGGCCGGCGTGGCCGAATGCGGCGAGATCGGTTGCTTCATCGCTGACATGGGAATACTCCTTGTGGTTGGTCCCGGCCGGTTGGCCGAGGGGTAGTTGGGGGGTTCAGGGGACGGTGGTGCTCAGCTGGCGGAGCGACACCAGGGCCAGCGGCCCAAACGTGGCGATCATTAGTGCCGGGAGGATGCACAACACCAGCGGCCCCAGCAGTCGCACCGGCAACCGCCTGATTTGCTCCTCGGATCGTCGACGGGCCAGCTCGCGCTGCTGATCGGCGCACCGGGCCAGCACGGGCAACGACGAGGATCCGGTCCGTTCGGCCGCGCCGAGCGCCGCCCCGAGTGGTGCCAACGGATGGTCGGAGCTGCGCCAGGCGCCGAGGACCTCCGACACCGATTCACCGCGCCCCAGGCTTCGACGGGCGCTGCGTAGGTCGGAGGCGAGCGCTCCGGGTGCGACATCGGCCACGCCGAGCAGGGCGCTGCGCACGGTCAACCCGGCGGACAGTGCGACGACGAACAGGTCGGCCACCTCGGGCACGTCGGCGAACCGGGCGGCCTGCTCGTTGGCGCGCCGACGCCGCTCGGCCAGGTGGCGCCGGGTCCACCAGACCCCGACACCGATCGCCAGCATCGGGTGCACCGCCAGAGCGACGACGGCAGCGATCACCCAGCGCCGAAGCGACCGTTGGCGTGCGATCAGTGCCGGGCTGCGTCGGTGGTCGGGGGGCGCCCGGCGCCCACGTGCCACAAGGCCCATGCCCCCCACAAGGTCGCCAGCGCTACGGCGGGGCTCATCGGTGCCCGATCGAGCGGGACCCCGAGGACAGGATGCGCCTGATCCATGCGGCACCCGCCAGTTCGAAGGCGAGCGCACCCAACAGCGCCATGACGCCGCCCGGCGAGGCCAACGCGCCAAGCAGCCGAGGGTCGACCATCGAGCCGAGCGCCAGAAACAGCGGCGGGAGGGCGGCGAGCACCCAGGCGGAGTAGCGGGCCTGGGACGTTTGGGCAGCGAGTTCGGCGCTGACCGCCGTGCGGTCGCGTACGGTGCCGGCGACACCGTCGAGCGCATCGGCGGTTCGACCCCCGTGGCGGGCGGCCATGCGCAGCGCTGCCACCAGCAGCGCTCGTTCGGCCGACCCGCCGACCCCAAATGCCCTCAGTGCGTCGTCGACTGGTTCGCCCCGACGAAGCAACGTGCCCATGGCGGCCAGGTCGGCGCCCAGCGGCTCGGCCGTGGTCGTGGCGCCGACAAGCGACTCGGGCAGCGACGCCCCCGATCGCAGCTGGGCGGCCAACCGTTCGGCCAGCTCGCCCACCGCCCCCTGCTCGTCATCCACCCGGCGGGCCCCGGCCCCCGCGTCTGTGCGCCAGCGGCCTCGGCGCTGGCCACCACCCGCTCGATCGGTCTCGCCAGGGCGCGTGCGTGCTCGA
This window of the Candidatus Microthrix subdominans genome carries:
- a CDS encoding ATP-binding protein — translated: MKSRNRAHQSSPDEANGSARPGVDGSGVDGSAVDDKVLTVPPAKPVEIEFDFPADLASLAMVRRRVEQVARLTATMGAEDLDKLRLVLTEVVANAVTAHAEQSTPEALRLRCCLSPDRVEVSVLDQGGGFLATTGSHPVIDTSLPDVSAPEVQKREGGFGLGIIDAFADEAEFSPVDGGTSVRFVIYPSGDSEPETP
- a CDS encoding DEAD/DEAH box helicase yields the protein MLALGPRSTTADRLSGDVVATGVSLPPALAHLEGDPRMAGVLSVPSRPGRTAGLATPLPDRLSALAEPPFWAHQAAAIDLLRAGRHTVIATGTASGKSRCYQVPIAEAVTEPGVGATALLIYPTKALAQDQLRALGDFGAGELLAATVDGDAGPEERSWARSSARVVLTNPEMLHHGLLAHHRRWARLFRNLTYVVVDELHLLRGMFGGHSANVLRRLRRVAALYGADPTFVFTSATIGRPGELAGALIGDEVDVIDDDASPTGTRTLVVWNPHAERSGGGVPAQSLTEATAAIAAALVAGGHRTLAFTRSRKGVELAWSRMRQLLDPETAALVHPYRAGYLREERREIEAELFAGRLRGVVATSALELGIDVGSLDAVVCGGFPGTVASFAQQIGRAGRGANASVAVLVCGEDQLDQWMARHPRDLLERVPEPAVVNPANPYVLHPHLLCAAHEYPLRPADDRFWAGELDEAVTTLARNGALSVRRRGRGAGREVVATWAGTRWPFSLVGLRSSDLAEVEIRCGPDLIGTVGAGRAPETVHEGAIYLHRGRAWRVIELDLDARLATVVEDPGDTYTLARTTSDVRLLEVPEGRPLLAETAITDAGTGRVRVAPVLVTSRVTGYQRRAVGSHDNLGTTRLDLPPQELETRAVVFTWDGVDHRSRAALDAGCNAATLPGALHAAEHGAIGMLGLFGLCDRWDVGGLSTADHPDTGGPTVLIHDGYPGGAGIAELAERVAEAHLAATRAAIAECPCEAGCPSCVQSPKCGNLNEPLDKPGALIAIDALLGR
- a CDS encoding glutathione peroxidase, whose translation is MSEFHDLEMTSITGEQISFSSFADKLVLVVNVASYUGLTGQYAGLRTLDSNNDDLVVLGVPCNQFGAQEPGTDQEILAFVTENYGEPFQLLSKVDVNGDNAAPLYQLLRSALPREDGVGDLTWNFTKFLVDRDGTPLKRYEPQVEPEEIGADLPNFV
- a CDS encoding DUF4244 domain-containing protein, with the protein product MKQPISPHSATPASTYRGATPARDAGAGPHRRPSRWVQPQILFARRHLARGQSTVEYALLVVGIATLALLVLAWASSTDVVGALFDRVFRWVTGRVG
- a CDS encoding type II secretion system F family protein codes for the protein MGLVARGRRAPPDHRRSPALIARQRSLRRWVIAAVVALAVHPMLAIGVGVWWTRRHLAERRRRANEQAARFADVPEVADLFVVALSAGLTVRSALLGVADVAPGALASDLRSARRSLGRGESVSEVLGAWRSSDHPLAPLGAALGAAERTGSSSLPVLARCADQQRELARRRSEEQIRRLPVRLLGPLVLCILPALMIATFGPLALVSLRQLSTTVP
- a CDS encoding type II secretion system F family protein, with the translated sequence MSGGLGPWAMAVLVAGAAVTAVVLATGHPSRRARTRPGETDRAGGGQRRGRWRTDAGAGARRVDDEQGAVGELAERLAAQLRSGASLPESLVGATTTAEPLGADLAAMGTLLRRGEPVDDALRAFGVGGSAERALLVAALRMAARHGGRTADALDGVAGTVRDRTAVSAELAAQTSQARYSAWVLAALPPLFLALGSMVDPRLLGALASPGGVMALLGALAFELAGAAWIRRILSSGSRSIGHR